The sequence below is a genomic window from Polaribacter vadi.
ATTAATACGCATGAAGGAGGAACACATTTATCAGGATTTAGAAGAGGTTTAACGAGTACTTTAAAAAAATATGCTGATGAATCTGGTTTACTGAAAAATGTAAAGTTCGAAATTGCAGGAGATGATTTTAGAGAAGGTTTAACAGCTATTGTTTCTGTAAAAGTTCAAGAGCCACAATTCGAAGGTCAAACCAAAACAAAATTAGGAAACAGAGAAGTTTCTGCTGCAGTAAGTCAAGCAGTTTCAGAAATGTTAACAGATTATTTGGAGGAAAATCCGAATGATGCAAAAACCATTGTTCAGAAAGTAATTTTAGCAGCTACAGCAAGACACGCAGCAAAGAAGGCGCGTGAAATGGTACAGCGTAAAACAGTGATGAGTATTGGTGGTTTACCTGGTAAATTATCTGACTGTTCAGAAACTGATCCAGCACAATGTGAAATTTTCTTAGTTGAGGGAGATTCTGCAGGTGGAACAGCAAAACAAGGTAGAGACAGAAACTTTCAAGCAATTTTACCTTTAAGAGGAAAAATCTTGAACGTGGAAAAAGCAATGCAACATAAAGTTTTTGAGAACGAAGAAATCAAAAATATGTTTACAGCTTTAGGTGTTTCTATTGGTACAGAAGACGATCCAAGAGCTTTAAATTTATCTAAAGTTCGTTATCATAAAGTTGTTATTATGTGTGATGCTGATGTAGATGGATCGCATATTGCTACTTTAATTCTTACTTTTTTCTTTAGATATATGAGAGAAATGGTTGAGCAAGGTTATATTTATATTGCAACTCCACCTTTATATTTAGTAAAAAAAGGACAGAAAAGAGAATATGCTTGGGATGATAATCAACGTGATATAATTGCTCAGCAAATGGGAGGTTCTGTTAGCGTACAACGTTATAAAGGTCTTGGGGAAATGAACGCAGATCAACTTTGGGATACTACAATGAATCCTGAATTTAGAACCTTAAGAAAAGTTGTTATTGATAGTCCAGCAGAAGCAGATAGAGTTTTCTCTATGTTAATGGGAGATGAAGTACCACCAAGAAGAGATTTTATTGAAAGAAATGCGAAATATGCAAATATAGACGTATAATATAAATTATTTAGTACAATTTATACACACTTCATTACGAAGTGTGTATTTTTTTTTATATTAGCTTTATAATCAATCTATATCATTACAAAATTTTAAAAATTATGAAAAAAGGAATTTTATTTTTTATAGGCATGTTTGTTTTTGCCTTTAACACAAAAGCTCAAGATGGTTTTGAAGGGTATTTACTTGCTGGCGATAATGATAGAACTCAGTTAATTGAAGCCTATATAAACCCAGCTATGAAAGGTTTAATTAATGGAACAAATAGTGGTTGGTATCATACAGCAAAAGTTCATAAAACACTTGGATTTGATGTTACTATTTTTGCAAATGGATCTACAGCACCAAGTGAAGATCAATTATTTTCTTTATCGGGTTTAACATCTATAAATCAACCTACAGGAAATTTAAATGGTGTAGCAACTGTAGCTGGTTCAGAAAATACGAGACAGTCTGCTACAGTTAATTATACGCAAAATGGCATACTATATTCTACTACTTTTAATACACCTGGAGGTATAGATGAAGATTTACCATTAGGTGTTTTTCCATCTGCAGGTGTTCAAGTAAATGTTGGTTTGCCTGCTAGTTTTGAAGGTAGTGTTAGATATATACCTACTGTAGATTTTGATGGAGTTGAAGCAGGTCTTTTTGGAATCGGAATTAAAAAAGAAATTACAAGTTGGTTTGGTCCTTTAGATAAACTACCACTTCATGTTGCTTTAATGGCAACTTATACTAACGTAACTGCAGATTATGAAATAGAAAGTGGAGGAAATATTTCTACAAATAATGGCTTAGCAGCATTTAAATTAAATTCATATTCATTCCATGCAATTGGCTCTTTAAACTTTCCAATAATTAATGTTTATGGAGGTGTTGGATATGGTACAGGAAACTCATCTTTAACAATGTCTGGAGATTACACTTTAAATTATGGATTGCAAACAAGAACAATATCAGATCCAATAGATTCTGATTTTGATGCAAGCAGTTTTAGAACAACTGCAGGTATAAGATTAAGTCTTGGATTTTTTAAATTTTTCGCAGATTATACTTTACAAGAATATAACACAGTTAATGCAGGTGTTGCGTTTAGCTTTAGATAAAATGTCAATTTTAAAAATAATCCTTTAAAATATTTTAGAGGATTATTTTTTGCAATATATTTAGAAAAATCGTCCCTAAAATTTGTATTTTTACAATTAATTAAACTTATTAATTTAAATAAAAGATATGAAAGTTACAGTAGTTGGTGCAGGAGCAGTTGGAGCAAGTTGTGCAGAATACATTGCTATTAAAAATTTTGCTGCAGAAGTTGTGTTGTTAGACATTAAAGAAGGTTATGCAGAAGGAAAAGCAATGGACTTAATGCAAACAGCTTCTTTAAATGGTTTTGATACAAAAATAACAGGAAGTACAAATGATTATGCTAAAACAGCAAATTCAGATGTTTGTGTAATTACTTCAGGTATTCCTAGAAAACCAGGAATGACTCGTGAAGAATTAATTGGAATTAATGCAGGAATTGTAAAAACAGTTTCAGCAAATTTAATTGAGCACTCTCCAGAAACTATTATTATTGTAGTTTCAAATCCTATGGATACTATGACATATTTAGTGCATAAAACTACAGGATTAGCTAAAAATAAAATTATTGGAATGGGTGGAGCATTAGATTCTGCACGTTTTAAATACAGATTAGCAGAAGCATTAGATGCACCAATTTCTGATGTTGATGGAATGGTAATTGGTGGTCATTCAGATAAAGGTATGGTTCCTTTAACTAGATTGGCAACAAGAAATTCTGTGCCAGTTTCAGAATTTATTTCAGAAGATAGATTAACGCAAGTTATGGAAGATACCAAAGTTGGTGGAGCAACCTTAACTGGTTTGTTAGGAACTTCTGCTTGGTATGCTCCTGGAGCAGCAGTAAGTGGAATGGTTCAGGCAATTGCTTGCGATACTAAAAAGATTTTCCCTTGTTCTACTTTATTAGAAGGTGAATATGGTTTAAACGATTTATGTATTGGAGTTCCTGTTGTTTTAGGTAAAAACGGAATTGAAAGCATCGTAGAAATTAATTTGTCTGATGCTGAAAAAGCACATTTATCATCTTCTGCAGAAGGTGTAAAAGCAACAAATGGCTTATTAGAATTATAATATTTAGTTCCTATTATTTTAGGAATAAGTAAATAGTAGAAAATCCAACTTGAAAAGTTGGATTTTTTTTGTTTCATAGTTTTAAATAACAAAATTCTATTTTTCTTTAGATGTATAAAGTACGTATGTTTGTAGTCCAATTTTTATTAAAGTGATAAATCAAACACATACTATTTTAAAAAACACCTTCGGATATGATAATTTTCGTCCTTTGCAAGAGGAAATTATCAACAGAACCATAGAAGGAAAAGATAGTTTTGTATTGATGCCAACTGGAGGAGGAAAATCGATGTGTTTTCAAATTCCTGCTTTAATTTTTGATGGAATTACCATCGTAGTTTCTCCATTAATTTCGTTGATGAAAGATCAGGTTCAGGCTCTAAAATCAAATGGAATCAAAGCCGATTTTTTTAATAGTTCTATTTCTGCAGAAGAAGAAAATAACGTTATTACCAAAGCAATAAATGGCGATTTGCAACTCTTGTATTTATCCCCAGAAAAATTAATTTCTGTTAGCAATACTTGGCTAAAACAACTCAACATAAAATTAGTTGCCATTGATGAAGCACATTGTGTAAGTATGTGGGGTCATGATTTTAGGCCTGAATATACGCAACTAAAAATCTTTAGAAATTCGTTGCCAAATGTGCCTTTTATGGCGTTGACAGCGACTGCAGATAAATCTGCCAGAAAAGATATTGAGGCGCAATTAGGCTTGAAAAAATCAAAACTATTTATTTCTTCCTTTGATAGAAAAAACTTGAGTATTGAAGTTCGTGGACAAGTTCAAAAAAGAAAAAAACTGCAAGAAATCGCTAATTTTATAGAAAGGCGAAAGAATGAAAGTGGTATTATTTATTGCCTAAGCAGAAAAAATACGGAAGAAGTTGCTAGTTATTTAAAACAAGAAGGGCATTCTGTTGCATTTTATCACGCAGGAATGGATAATGAAGAAAGGGAAAATACGCAAACCGATTTTATAAATGATGAGACAAAAATAATTGTAGCTACAATTGCTTTTGGAATGGGCATTGACAAATCGAACGTGCGTTTTGTAATTCATTATAATTTACCAAAAAATTTAGAAGGATATTACCAAGAAATAGGAAGAGCAGGTAGAGATGGTTTGCCATCAGAAACTGTACTTTATTTTAATATGAGAGATTTTGTTTTGTATAGTCAGTTTGCAGATCAAGGAGCAAATGTTGTGATGCAAAAGGAAAAACTGAGTAGAATGTTGCAGTTTGCAGAAGCAAAATCTTGTAGAAGAAAAATTCTATTATCCTATTTTGGAGAACATTTATCAGAAAATTGTGGCAATTGTGATGTTTGCGAAAATCCACCAAAAGGTTTTGATGGCACAATTTTATCGCAAAAAGCACTTTCTGGAATTGTAAGAATGGGCGAAAAAGACGGAATTACAATGTTAATTAATGTTTTACGAGGAAGTAATAATGCAGATATTCATGAGAAAAATTATGCAACTTTAAAAACTTATGGAGTAGGTAAGGATGTTAGTTTTTTCGATTGGCGAGATTATGTAATTCAAATGGCAAACCAAGGTTTAATTGAAATAATGTATGCTGAAAGTTCGGCTTTAAAAATAACATCCATTGGTTGGCAAGTTTTAAAAGGCGATAAAAAAATACGTTTAACAACACCTGTGGCACCTGCTGATAAAAAGAAAATACAAAAAACGATAAAAATTGCAACTGAAGGTGAAGTAAATAAGGACGTATTTACGGAACTTAAAAAAATAAGATATGCCATTGCAAAAGAAGAAAATATGCCTGCATATATTGTTTTTAGTGATAAAACTTTAAAATTAATGGCAAGTGTATTGCCAACAACAGAAAACGAATTTTTATCAATCTCTGGAGTTGGAATGAACAAAATGGAAAAATATGGAACTGAATTTATGGACGTAATTCGTAAATTTAAAGCTGTTGCCAAACCAAGAAAAGTACCAACAACAAATAAAACATTTAGTTACTATAAAGAAGGATTGAGTCCTGCAGAAATTGCAGAAAAAAGAAGTTTGTCAATTACAACTATTTTTTCTCATTTATCTCAATTATATGCTGAGGGAAAAGACATCAATTTAAAAAAATATGTAACCAATGAAATTATAGATAAAGTGCGTGTTGTTTTCAATCAATTTAATCAAAAAAATGAACTAAAACCAATTTACGAAAAACTAAATGAAGAGGTTTCTTACAGTCAAATAAGAATGAGTATCACTTTAATTTTAAAAAACGAGTAAATTTTTTAAAAACATCAACATAAAAAAACAGCAAGAGATTTAAAAATTAAGTTTAACGTGTTTTTTTAATTTAATTTTTTTTAAAGTTGATAAAATAAATTGCATCAAATAAGATTGCCTTTTACTTATTGATTAAAGCAATCTAATTTTTTATATATTCGCCACATGAAACTAAAATGGTACTTTAGTCTACTTTTAATACTTTCTATTTTTCTTGGTTCTATACAAGAAAATACTTTTGTGCCTAATCAAGAAATCGTTTTAGAATTTGTTGACTTTAAGACTGCAAAAAAAGATATTGATAACACCATTTTTAATGTAAAAGAAAAACTCTTAGAAGCAGGTGCAACAAATATTTTAGTGCAAGAAACTAAAAATGGCGCCTTAAAAATATCCTATTATAGTGTTGTAAATGTTGCTAATATTAAAGAAATTCTTTCAGAAGGTCATTTATTAGGGCTTCATAATCCATCAAAAAAGCAACAAGAAAATTTTCCTTTTTCAAAAAACACATCAACTTATAATTTAGATGTTTATGAGTTAAGTACAGATGTTGAAATATCAAATTTAGATAAGAATGCTATTTTAGAGATTAAGTACGATGCTCAAAGATTTTCAACAAATCAAAATTTTGCATCTTTAGAAAGTGTTCAAGTTAAAGAAGCGAACAAGGTTTTTAAAACATACTATACATTTCATAAAAGTCTTTCAATAGATAAAGATAACAAACCACATTGCAAGCCAGAGGTTAGAGCTGGCCCAATTTACTACAATATATAATCTTTGTAATTGGTGGGTTTTGAATCCTTAAAATCACCATTTTACAATTGAATATACTACATCAATATTCAAAAAAAACATTAAAACAAATCATTGTCAAAAAGTACGAGAAGTTATATATTTGCCCGTTTTAATTTTTTGACTAACAAACAACTATAAATAGAATGCAAAACAAAGGACTTATTAAAGTATTCGCAATCCTTTTTGGATTAGTGAGTTTATACCAATTATCATTTACATTTTTAGCAACAAAAGTAGAAGATGATGCAATAGCATATGCTAAAAATTTACATCCAGAGGAAAATGTAAAAGAAATCGCAAAATCTGAAAGAAAATATTTAGATAGTGTAGCAAACAAAAAAATTATAGATTTAGGAATTGCTTCTTATTCTTATGATGATGTGAAAGACAAAGAGATGAATCTTGGTCTTGACTTAAAAGGTGGTATTAATGCAATTTTACAAATTTCTGTAAAAGAAGTTTTAATCAGTTTATCGAACGATTCTAAAAACGAAGCGTTTAATAAAGCATTAGCAGCTGCAGACGAAGCACAAAAAAATAGTAATGCCAATTACTTAGACTTATTTTTTGAGGAATTTGAAAAAGTTGCAGGAACTACAAAATTAAGTGATCCTTCTATTTTTGGAACAAAAGCTTTAAGCGAAAAGATTTCTTTTGATGAAGGAAATCTT
It includes:
- the gyrB gene encoding DNA topoisomerase (ATP-hydrolyzing) subunit B, coding for MSEEIKKEYDASSIQALEGMEHVRMRPSMYIGDVGPRGLHHLVYEVVDNSIDEAMGGYCDTIDVTINEDNSITTKDNGRGIPVGIHKKEGVSALQVVMTKIGAGGKFDKDSYKVSGGLHGVGVSCVNALSDLLVATVHKEGKVWQQEYSKGKALYPVKTIGETDFTGTIVTFLPDKTIFKQTTVFNYDTLATRMRELSYLNKGITITLTDKRSTDDEGNFISEVFHSDEGLPEFIKYLDSTREQLTASVISMEGEKNGIPVEVAMVYNTSYAENLHSYVNNINTHEGGTHLSGFRRGLTSTLKKYADESGLLKNVKFEIAGDDFREGLTAIVSVKVQEPQFEGQTKTKLGNREVSAAVSQAVSEMLTDYLEENPNDAKTIVQKVILAATARHAAKKAREMVQRKTVMSIGGLPGKLSDCSETDPAQCEIFLVEGDSAGGTAKQGRDRNFQAILPLRGKILNVEKAMQHKVFENEEIKNMFTALGVSIGTEDDPRALNLSKVRYHKVVIMCDADVDGSHIATLILTFFFRYMREMVEQGYIYIATPPLYLVKKGQKREYAWDDNQRDIIAQQMGGSVSVQRYKGLGEMNADQLWDTTMNPEFRTLRKVVIDSPAEADRVFSMLMGDEVPPRRDFIERNAKYANIDV
- a CDS encoding DUF6588 family protein gives rise to the protein MKKGILFFIGMFVFAFNTKAQDGFEGYLLAGDNDRTQLIEAYINPAMKGLINGTNSGWYHTAKVHKTLGFDVTIFANGSTAPSEDQLFSLSGLTSINQPTGNLNGVATVAGSENTRQSATVNYTQNGILYSTTFNTPGGIDEDLPLGVFPSAGVQVNVGLPASFEGSVRYIPTVDFDGVEAGLFGIGIKKEITSWFGPLDKLPLHVALMATYTNVTADYEIESGGNISTNNGLAAFKLNSYSFHAIGSLNFPIINVYGGVGYGTGNSSLTMSGDYTLNYGLQTRTISDPIDSDFDASSFRTTAGIRLSLGFFKFFADYTLQEYNTVNAGVAFSFR
- the mdh gene encoding malate dehydrogenase translates to MKVTVVGAGAVGASCAEYIAIKNFAAEVVLLDIKEGYAEGKAMDLMQTASLNGFDTKITGSTNDYAKTANSDVCVITSGIPRKPGMTREELIGINAGIVKTVSANLIEHSPETIIIVVSNPMDTMTYLVHKTTGLAKNKIIGMGGALDSARFKYRLAEALDAPISDVDGMVIGGHSDKGMVPLTRLATRNSVPVSEFISEDRLTQVMEDTKVGGATLTGLLGTSAWYAPGAAVSGMVQAIACDTKKIFPCSTLLEGEYGLNDLCIGVPVVLGKNGIESIVEINLSDAEKAHLSSSAEGVKATNGLLEL
- the recQ gene encoding DNA helicase RecQ — encoded protein: MINQTHTILKNTFGYDNFRPLQEEIINRTIEGKDSFVLMPTGGGKSMCFQIPALIFDGITIVVSPLISLMKDQVQALKSNGIKADFFNSSISAEEENNVITKAINGDLQLLYLSPEKLISVSNTWLKQLNIKLVAIDEAHCVSMWGHDFRPEYTQLKIFRNSLPNVPFMALTATADKSARKDIEAQLGLKKSKLFISSFDRKNLSIEVRGQVQKRKKLQEIANFIERRKNESGIIYCLSRKNTEEVASYLKQEGHSVAFYHAGMDNEERENTQTDFINDETKIIVATIAFGMGIDKSNVRFVIHYNLPKNLEGYYQEIGRAGRDGLPSETVLYFNMRDFVLYSQFADQGANVVMQKEKLSRMLQFAEAKSCRRKILLSYFGEHLSENCGNCDVCENPPKGFDGTILSQKALSGIVRMGEKDGITMLINVLRGSNNADIHEKNYATLKTYGVGKDVSFFDWRDYVIQMANQGLIEIMYAESSALKITSIGWQVLKGDKKIRLTTPVAPADKKKIQKTIKIATEGEVNKDVFTELKKIRYAIAKEENMPAYIVFSDKTLKLMASVLPTTENEFLSISGVGMNKMEKYGTEFMDVIRKFKAVAKPRKVPTTNKTFSYYKEGLSPAEIAEKRSLSITTIFSHLSQLYAEGKDINLKKYVTNEIIDKVRVVFNQFNQKNELKPIYEKLNEEVSYSQIRMSITLILKNE